The window CAGTTAGCAAAAAATGACAAGCAAATGTTTTTTGAAACTATTGTCGCTGCCTTTTATGGCAAAGATGATATGAATACGTTTCATGCAAATAACATGAATAATGTACAATCAACCTTAAAAGCTTTGGTTGATGCAAATGCATTTGATTTTATTGCCAATACTATTGTGTTTGCAACTAAAATTGGTATGCGTACATTCCCCTTAGTTGCTACCGTTTTGTTCGCTAAAGAATTGTTTATTCAAAAAAAACAATTTGTGAACCTTAAGTTGCTCGTCACTAAAGTTATTACTCGTGCCGACAGCTTAACAGAGTTGTATGCTTATGCATTGCAAATCTTTGGTAACAAAAATAGCATTCCTTTGGCTATTAAAAAGGGTGTTGCTGCGGCTACCAATAACTTTGATGAATATCAATTCGGTAAATATAATCGCAATAATGGATTGTCGTTTAAAGATTTACTGCGTATTGTTCATCCTGTCCCAAAAGATAGTAATCAATCTGAAATCTTTAGCAAGATTATGACTGACACATTGGCAACTCCTTATACTTGGGAAACCGAGTTGAGTGCTAATGGACAACTGAAAAACGACAAGAAAAGCAGTAGTCAGTTATGGTCAGATTTGATTTTATCTGGACGTGTAGGTTATATGGCGTTGTTGCGTAATTTACGCAATATTCAAGATGCTGGTATTACAGCTGGTGCTCTTGACAGCTTAACGCATCAATTAACAGATGATGCTAAAGTGGCGAAGTCCAAACAATTTCCATTTGCGTTTATTAATGCATATGAAAATTTAACAAGTCCAGTATATCGTAACATTGTAACAACTGCTTTGAATAAGAGTGTGAATAACATTCCTACTTTGGGAAAAAATGTTTTGATTGTATTGGACCACAGTGGCTCAATGGGTGATTTTACTGTTAAAGCCCCATTACATACCTCGTGTGTGTTTGCTGCTATGTTGCAATTAGCTTATAAGGATAAAGCTAATGTTAAAACTATTGTATTTAGCACCGCTGCTAAAGAAGTAGTGTTAACTGGTCATGATGTTATTAAGTCTGCTAGCCAGTTAGCTGGTAGTATGAATAGTGGTAGTACCGCTTTTAATACTGCAGTAGATTTAGCTAATACAATCATGCCAAACCCAGATGT of the Acidimicrobiia bacterium genome contains:
- a CDS encoding TROVE domain-containing protein, which gives rise to QLAKNDKQMFFETIVAAFYGKDDMNTFHANNMNNVQSTLKALVDANAFDFIANTIVFATKIGMRTFPLVATVLFAKELFIQKKQFVNLKLLVTKVITRADSLTELYAYALQIFGNKNSIPLAIKKGVAAATNNFDEYQFGKYNRNNGLSFKDLLRIVHPVPKDSNQSEIFSKIMTDTLATPYTWETELSANGQLKNDKKSSSQLWSDLILSGRVGYMALLRNLRNIQDAGITAGALDSLTHQLTDDAKVAKSKQFPFAFINAYENLTSPVYRNIVTTALNKSVNNIPTLGKNVLIVLDHSGSMGDFTVKAPLHTSCVFAAMLQLAYKDKANVKTIVFSTAAKEVVLTGHDVIKSASQLAGSMNSGSTAFNTAVDLANTIMPNPDVVYVLSDGDINPMKATWAGYKLSRDLWKNAFRVCFNFKSAESTPFGVTDGWTYLGGFSDKVFRYLDMNKDALSLIELMHVPFGM